From a single Pyxidicoccus xibeiensis genomic region:
- a CDS encoding cytochrome P450, which yields MPSQNMHPEDDVAAAFNPMAPEQIENPYPLYTRLRQERPVFYSPMLDLWVVTRYADISEVEKDTERFSSVGALDARAEPHPQVRDILKQGYPQFLSLVQSDPPDHARMRAVFGRALSPQRIAAMEPSIRATANGLIDGFVRDGQGDLIQQFAFALPGFVICDLLGVPRSDMQQLKGWSDDKTLLMSATAPIAQQVESAHGFIAMERYFKELLQARSRKPREDLLTMLVPQSMGGTAPLSEQEAVCNAMDLFSAGHETTTSLLGGGMWLLLESPEQLKAVREDPTLLPNAIEEMLRKEPPVRGFFRQVTRDTTLGGASLPKGARTFILYESGNHDETRFSEPDRFDIRRADAKNHLAFGKGIHFCVGAALARLEARIAFELLLQRLPNLRLRTDEPAVRRPYLMLRGFEHLPIAWDVPA from the coding sequence ATGCCCTCCCAGAACATGCACCCCGAGGACGATGTTGCCGCGGCCTTCAACCCGATGGCCCCCGAGCAGATAGAGAACCCGTACCCGCTGTACACGCGGCTGCGCCAGGAGCGGCCCGTCTTCTACAGCCCGATGCTCGACCTGTGGGTCGTCACCCGGTACGCGGACATCTCCGAGGTGGAGAAGGACACCGAGCGCTTCTCCTCGGTGGGAGCGCTCGACGCGCGCGCCGAGCCGCACCCCCAGGTGCGCGACATCCTGAAGCAGGGCTACCCCCAGTTCCTCTCGCTCGTGCAGAGCGACCCGCCGGACCACGCTCGCATGCGCGCCGTGTTCGGCCGGGCCTTGAGCCCCCAGCGTATCGCCGCGATGGAGCCCTCCATCCGGGCGACGGCGAACGGGCTCATCGACGGCTTCGTGCGCGACGGGCAGGGAGACCTGATTCAGCAGTTCGCCTTCGCGCTGCCCGGCTTCGTCATCTGCGACCTGCTCGGCGTGCCGCGCTCGGACATGCAGCAGCTCAAGGGCTGGTCGGACGACAAGACGCTGCTGATGTCGGCGACGGCGCCCATCGCGCAGCAGGTCGAGAGCGCGCACGGCTTCATCGCCATGGAGCGCTACTTCAAGGAGCTGCTCCAGGCGCGCAGCCGCAAGCCGCGCGAGGACCTGCTCACGATGCTCGTGCCGCAGTCGATGGGCGGCACCGCGCCCCTGAGCGAGCAGGAGGCGGTCTGCAACGCCATGGACCTGTTCTCCGCCGGCCACGAGACGACCACGAGCCTCCTCGGCGGCGGCATGTGGCTTTTGCTCGAGTCTCCCGAGCAGCTGAAGGCCGTGCGGGAGGACCCGACCCTGCTGCCCAACGCCATCGAGGAGATGCTGCGCAAGGAGCCACCCGTCCGTGGCTTCTTCCGCCAGGTGACGCGGGACACGACGCTCGGCGGAGCCTCCCTTCCGAAGGGTGCGCGGACGTTCATCCTGTACGAGTCCGGCAACCACGACGAGACGCGCTTCTCCGAGCCGGACCGCTTCGACATCCGCCGCGCCGACGCGAAGAACCACCTGGCGTTTGGCAAGGGCATCCACTTCTGTGTGGGCGCCGCGCTGGCGAGGCTGGAGGCACGGATTGCCTTCGAGCTGCTCCTGCAGCGC